In Silene latifolia isolate original U9 population chromosome X, ASM4854445v1, whole genome shotgun sequence, the following proteins share a genomic window:
- the LOC141620486 gene encoding uncharacterized protein LOC141620486, whose product MFVAPSEGERYFLRLLLMHIVTPTSFEDLKNVDGYQRSNFQEAAIKRKLVEDDNMVELCLDEATPKDPAVLWDKYYTSLSEDHSREHPNDAYTTRLLTVHRLEQLVEAMGKSLKSLGLEHLINPQYVILQRSQDILDALNAPVTGECLVCRNSLNTEQQEDFNMIIEHVRDNKPGAYFVDGPGGTGKTYLYNALYAKVRLMNKIVLHTATSGIGAANIPSRRTTASRFKLPLDLEISLSCAMPKQGSLAALIQATYLIIWDEASMARKESVEALDQLLQDLCNPDIIFGGKLIMFGGRGDFRQVLPVVRNKSMREVVNFSMVASLIWPHLIKFRLTINVRARTDPEFSEFLLSLVNGELQTHESELVELPDGIVLDTTQARADLISTIANTIYPDSDINDIGISIFNRRSILTPMNEDVDDINTFMINKFSGEAIMYRGFDSVLICDCKVYPSEFINKLNPGRMIPYELILKKIIQ is encoded by the exons ATGTTTGTTGCTCCTTCAGAAGGAGAACGGTATTTTCTGCGACTATTACTTATGCACATAGTCACTCCTACTTCTTTTGAAGATCTTAAAAATGTCGACGGCTATCAACGCTCGAATTTTCAAGAAGCTGCAATTAAAAGAAAGTTGGTGGAGGACGATAATATGGTAGAGTTGTGCCTTGATGAGGCAACG CCAAAAGACCCAGCAGTGCTATGGGATAAATACTACACTTCACTCTCAGAAGATCATTCAAGGGAACATCCAAATGATGCTTACACTACAAGGCTTCTAACAGTACATCGATTAGAGCAACTTGTAGAAGCCATGGGGAAATCCCTTAAGAGTTTGGGCTTAGAACATCTAATTAACCCTCAATATGTAATACTTCAGCGATCACAAGATATACTTGATGCACTAAATGCACCCGTTACAGGCGAATGCCTAGTATGTCGCAATTCATTGAACACAGAACAGCAAGAGGATTTCAACATGATAATTGAACATGTCAGAGACAACAAACCTGGTGCATATTTTGTTGATGGGCCAGGTGGCACTGGTAAAACTTACTTATACAATGCTTTGTATGCAAAGGTTCGGTTAATGAATAAAATTGTACTTCATACTGCTACGTCAGGGATTGGTGCAGCAAACATACCATCTAGGAGGACTACTGCTTCAAGGTTTAAACTCCCTTTAGATTTAGAAATCTCGTTATCCTGTGCTATGCCAAAACAAGGAAGCCTTGCTGCTTTAATACAAGCAACCTATTTGATTATATGGGATGAGGCTTCTATGGCCCGGAAAGAGAGTGTTGAAGCATTGGACCAACTGTTACAAGATTTGTGCAACCCTGATATCATCTTCGGCGGCAAATTAATCATGTTTGGGGGGAGGGGGGATTTCCGTCAAGTCCTCCCAGTAGTACGGAATAAATCTATGCGTGAGGTGGTTAACTTCAGCATGGTAGCTTCATTAATTTGGCCTCACCTTATTAAATTCCGGCTAACTATAAATGTAAGGGCAAGAACTGATCCAGAATTTTCAGAATTCTTATTGTCTCTTGTAAATGGCGAGCTCCAGACTCATGAATCTGAATTAGTTGAACTGCCAGATGGAATTGTGCTGGATACAACTCAGGCAAGAGCAGATCTTATTAGTACAATTGCTAATACTATTTATCCTGATTCTGATATCAACGATATAGGCATAAGTATATTCAACCGTAGATCAATACTTACACCCATGAATGAAGATGTTGATGATATCAATACATTTATGATTAACAAGTTCTCAGGAGAAGCCATCATGTATAGAGGGTTTGATTCAGTTCTTATATGTGACTGCAAGGTCTACCCTTCAGAATTTATAAATAAGCTTAATCCAGGACGAATGATTCCTTATGAGCTCATTCTAAAAAAAATTATTCAGTAA